The region GCCGCTGTCGTCGATCTCGATCTTGCAGAGACGGCTCATCCCCCGCTCCTTTCGTTCAGCAGCTCCAGCCGTGCCTGAACCGAGGCGCCATGCGCCTGCAGCCCTTCGGCCCCCGCCAGCCGCACGGCAGCCGGGCCGATGGCGGCCAGCGCGCCGGGGGTCAGCCGGGCGATGGTGGTGCGTTTCAGGAAATCCAGCACCGACAGGCCCGAGGAAAACCGGGCCGAGCGGGCGGTGGGCAGGACATGGTTCGGGCCGCTGACATAATCGCCGACGGCCTCGGGCGTATGCGCGCCAAGGAAGATCGCCCCGGCATGGACGCATTTCAGGGCCAGCGCCTCGGGATCGTCGACCACCAGCTCCAGATGCTCGGGCGCGATGCGGTTCGACAGGCGCGCCGCCTCGTCCAGATCGCGGGCGATGATCAGCGTGCCATAGTCGCGCCAGCTGGCCCCGGCGATCTCGGCGCGCGGCAGCGTCGGCAGGATGCGGTCCACCGCGCCCGCGACCGCATGGGCCAGCGTGGGATCGGTGGTGATCAGGATCGATTGCGCATCGGCATCATGCTCGGCCTGCGCCAGCAGATCGAGCGCGATCCAGTCGGGGTTCTGCGCGCCCTCGGCGATGATCAGCACCTCCGACGGGCCGGCGATCATGTCGATCCCGACCTTGCCGAAGACCTGCCGCTTGGCCGCCGCAACATAGGCATTGCCCGGCCCGGTGATCTTGTCGACCGGCGCGATCGTCCTGGTGCCATGGGCCAGCGCGGCAATCGCCTGCGCCCCGCCGATGCGGTAGATCTCCTCGACCCCGGCCAGCTTCGCTGCCAAGAGGACCAGCGGATTGACCACGCCATCCGGTGTCGGCACGCAGATCACAAGCCGCTCGACCCCGGCGACCCGCGCGGGAATGGCGTTCATCAGCACCGATGAGGGATAAGAGGCCAGCCCGCCCGGCACGTAAAGCCCGGCCGCCGACACCGGCGTCCAGCGCCAGCCAAGGGTCGCGCCCTCGGGATCGGTCCAACTGGCATCCTCGGGCATCTGCCTGGCGTGATAGGCACGGATACGCTCGGCCGCCATGGTCAGGGCGGCGCGATCCTCGTCGCTGACCCGGGCGATTTCGGCCTCGATCTCGTCGGGCGTGAAGCGCAGCGCCTCCGGCGTCAGCTCCAGCCGGTCAAACCGCGCGGTCAGTTCGCAGAGCGCCTGGTCGCCACGGGCACGCACATCATCGATGATCGCCGCGACGGCCGTATTCACATCGGCCGAATCCTCGCGCTTCATCGACAGCATCCGGGTGAAACCCGCGTCGAAATCCGCATCCGAGGTGTTCAGTGTGATCGGCATCGTCCGCTCCTGCGCTTCGGCCTTGTTAGCGCCATGCGCGAGGGGCCTCAAGCGGGCGCGTGCAGGCGAGGCGTTTCGGAGGGTGTGGGGGGTCTGGTGCTGTGAGAGAGGATTGAACTCTCGACCTCTCCCTTACCAAGGGAGTGCTCTACCACTGAGCTACCACAGCATCGTGGAGGGGCGTTTAGACAAAGCGGCGACGCGGCGCAAGGGCCTCGTGTGCGAATTTTTGCCGGAAGGCGTCGGCTGACCGTTGCTGACCTTGGGTCACGCCGGGTCTGTGTCGCGTTCAAAACTGGACTGTCGGCGGCCTGATCGTTAACAGGGGCGGATGAACGGGAAGCACGAGACAGGCCAGAGCAAGAACAGCCGCGAGGACCGCCTGCGGGCGGCGCTGAGGGCCAACCTGGCCAAGCGCAAGGCGCAGGCGCGGGCGCGGACCGATCAGCGGGCCGATGCGCAGACCGATATGGAACACAGTCAGGCCGAGCCGGACGACCAGATAACCGGCAAGCCGGAAGGGGACGAGTAGATGGATCAGATCATCGTGACGGGCAACGGGGCGCTGAATGGCGAGATCCCGATTGCCGGGGCCAAGAATGCCTGCCTGACGCTGATGCCGGCGACGCTGTTGACGGATCAGCCGCTTACGCTGACCAATGCCCCGCGGCTGTCGGATATCCGCACCATGACCGAACTGCTGCGCAGTCTCGGCGCCGAGGTAGCCTCTCTGCAGGACGGCACGGTGCTGGCGCTGTCGAGCCATGACCTGACCAGCCAGCGGGCCGAATATGACATCGTGCGCAAGATGCGCGCCTCGATCCTGGTGCTGGGTCCGCTTCTGGCGCGCTATGGCCATGCCGAGGTCTCGCTGCCCGGTGGCTGCGCCATCGGCGCGCGGCCGGTGGACCTGCATCTGCGGGCGCTGGAGGCGATGGGCGCGGAACTGGACCTGCGCGAGGGCTATGTGAACGCCAAGGCGCCCTCGGGGGGCTTGCGCGGTGCGGTGATCGACTTCCCGATCGTCTCGGTCGGCGCGACCGAGAACGCTTTGCTGGCCGCCACGCTGGCGCGCGGCACCACGGTGCTGAAGAATGCCGCGCGCGAACCCGAGATCGTCGATCTGGCAGAATGCCTGCGTCGCATGGGCGCGCGGATCGAGGGCGAGACCACCGGCACCATCACCATCGAGGGCGTCGATGCCCTGCATGGCGCGACCCACCCGGTCGTCACCGACCGGATCGAGTTGGGCACCTACATGCTGGCGCCTGCCATCTGCGGCGGCGAGGTCGAATGCCTCGGCGGCCGGATCGATCTGCTGGGCGCCTTCTGCGAGAAGTTGGACGAGGCCGGGGTCTCGGTCGAGCAGACCAATCGCGGCATCAAGGTCGCGCGCAAGAATGGCCGCATCAAGGCCGTGGACGTAAAGACCGAACCCTTCCCCGGCTTCCCTACCGATCTGCAGGCGCAGATGATGGCGCTGATGTGCACTGCCGAAGGCACCAGCGTGCTCGAGGAAACCATCTTCGAGAACCGGTTCATGCACGCGCCCGAACTGGCGCGGATGGGCGCCAGGATCGAGGTTCATGGCGGCCATGCCACCGTCACCGGGGTCAGCAAGCTGAAAGGCGCGCCGGTCATGGCGACCGATCTGCGCGCCTCGGTCAGCCTGATTCTCGCCGGCCTGGCGGCAGAGGGCGAAACCATCGTCAGCCGCGTCTATCACCTTGATCGCGGCTATGAGCATGTCGTGCGCAAGCTGCGCGGCGTCGGCGCCAAGATCGAGCGGGTGAAGGAAGGCGAGGCCGCCCATGGCTGATGCGGGCTTCTTTGATGCCGGGCCGGACAGCCCGCTGGCGCTGAAGGCCGAGGGCGAGGCCGATCTGAGGGTGATCTCGGCGCTGGTGCAGGACGCGATCCTGCCGGCGAACGAACTCAGCTATGACAGCAAGGCCCGACGTCTGGCGCTGCTGATCAATCGCTTCCGGTGGGAAGATGCCGAGGCCGCGCGGCGCGAGAAGCGCGAGTTCGAGCGGGTCCGGGCGCTGCTGATCGTCAATGACGTGCTCAAGTTGCAAAGCGACGGGCTCAGCCGCGATGCCGACACGGTTCTGGAACTGCTGACGATCGATTGGCAACCGGGTGCGGATGGCACCGGGCGGCTGCTGCTGGAATTCGCCGGCGACGGCACGCTGGCAGCGGATGTGGAATGCATCAATCTCGACCTGCGCGACGTGACCCGGCCCTATGTCGCGCCCTCGGGCAAGGCACCGCATCACCCGGAATGAGAGTCTGGCGGCTTGATCCCGAACGCGCCGCGGAATGGCGCGCCATCCGGCTTGCG is a window of Paracoccus zhejiangensis DNA encoding:
- the hisD gene encoding histidinol dehydrogenase, whose translation is MPITLNTSDADFDAGFTRMLSMKREDSADVNTAVAAIIDDVRARGDQALCELTARFDRLELTPEALRFTPDEIEAEIARVSDEDRAALTMAAERIRAYHARQMPEDASWTDPEGATLGWRWTPVSAAGLYVPGGLASYPSSVLMNAIPARVAGVERLVICVPTPDGVVNPLVLLAAKLAGVEEIYRIGGAQAIAALAHGTRTIAPVDKITGPGNAYVAAAKRQVFGKVGIDMIAGPSEVLIIAEGAQNPDWIALDLLAQAEHDADAQSILITTDPTLAHAVAGAVDRILPTLPRAEIAGASWRDYGTLIIARDLDEAARLSNRIAPEHLELVVDDPEALALKCVHAGAIFLGAHTPEAVGDYVSGPNHVLPTARSARFSSGLSVLDFLKRTTIARLTPGALAAIGPAAVRLAGAEGLQAHGASVQARLELLNERSGG
- a CDS encoding DUF2948 family protein, translating into MADAGFFDAGPDSPLALKAEGEADLRVISALVQDAILPANELSYDSKARRLALLINRFRWEDAEAARREKREFERVRALLIVNDVLKLQSDGLSRDADTVLELLTIDWQPGADGTGRLLLEFAGDGTLAADVECINLDLRDVTRPYVAPSGKAPHHPE
- the murA gene encoding UDP-N-acetylglucosamine 1-carboxyvinyltransferase; this translates as MDQIIVTGNGALNGEIPIAGAKNACLTLMPATLLTDQPLTLTNAPRLSDIRTMTELLRSLGAEVASLQDGTVLALSSHDLTSQRAEYDIVRKMRASILVLGPLLARYGHAEVSLPGGCAIGARPVDLHLRALEAMGAELDLREGYVNAKAPSGGLRGAVIDFPIVSVGATENALLAATLARGTTVLKNAAREPEIVDLAECLRRMGARIEGETTGTITIEGVDALHGATHPVVTDRIELGTYMLAPAICGGEVECLGGRIDLLGAFCEKLDEAGVSVEQTNRGIKVARKNGRIKAVDVKTEPFPGFPTDLQAQMMALMCTAEGTSVLEETIFENRFMHAPELARMGARIEVHGGHATVTGVSKLKGAPVMATDLRASVSLILAGLAAEGETIVSRVYHLDRGYEHVVRKLRGVGAKIERVKEGEAAHG